In the genome of Bacillota bacterium, one region contains:
- a CDS encoding SDR family oxidoreductase gives MLEGRVGLVTGSSRGLGRGIAVALGRRGASVVVNYLSRDDEAAETVRRVIAAGGDAWPYRADVTDPVQVGALVDAVLQRHGRLDVLVNNVGMFLWRDVAQQSVEEWQSVVASNLSSVFYTCRAVLAPMRAQRWGRIVNLGITGGQHTDPAPHMAAYVAAKAGMIAFSRCLALEEARHGITVNVVCPGVVRDPDRPREAARNISDPDVPVGRPGTAEDVAHAVVFFLGEEADFVTGAVLEVNGGWRG, from the coding sequence ATGCTCGAGGGACGGGTGGGCCTGGTTACAGGAAGTTCCCGGGGACTTGGGAGAGGAATCGCGGTGGCCCTGGGGCGAAGGGGCGCGAGCGTCGTCGTGAACTACCTTTCCCGGGACGACGAGGCGGCGGAAACCGTCCGGCGCGTCATCGCCGCGGGCGGGGACGCGTGGCCGTATCGGGCTGACGTCACGGACCCGGTTCAGGTGGGGGCCCTCGTGGATGCCGTGCTACAGCGGCACGGCCGCCTGGACGTGCTGGTTAACAACGTTGGGATGTTCCTGTGGAGGGACGTGGCACAGCAAAGCGTTGAAGAGTGGCAGAGCGTCGTGGCGAGCAACCTCTCCTCCGTCTTTTACACCTGCCGGGCGGTGCTGGCTCCGATGCGCGCCCAACGCTGGGGACGGATCGTCAACCTGGGCATCACGGGCGGACAGCACACCGACCCGGCGCCGCACATGGCCGCCTACGTCGCGGCCAAGGCAGGGATGATCGCCTTCAGCCGCTGCCTTGCCCTGGAAGAGGCTCGCCACGGTATTACCGTCAACGTGGTTTGCCCCGGCGTCGTACGGGACCCGGATCGCCCACGGGAAGCCGCCCGAAACATTTCTGATCCCGATGTTCCCGTGGGCCGGCCGGGCACTGCCGAAGACGTGGCGCACGCCGTCGTTTTCTTCCTTGGCGAAGAGGCGGACTTCGTCACGGGTGCGGTGCTGGAGGTCAACGGCGGGTGGCGTGGCTGA
- a CDS encoding RraA family protein, with amino-acid sequence MENHKIKAAFSRLSTPLIADACVRLGLDLHMAPPGLRPLVPGWRAAGRALPARHYGSVDVFFEAIEKAQPGDVLVVDNGGRSDEGCVGDLTALEALQAGLSGIVIWGAHRDTTELAQLGFPVFSYGTCPAGPRRLDSRPPNSLETARLGDVWVGPDDVVFADDDGALFVPGQRVEVLLEIAESIWQKERAQAEKVRVGTSLREQLRFGEYLHARSNNPSYTFRQHLRSLGGAIEE; translated from the coding sequence ATGGAGAACCACAAGATCAAGGCCGCCTTTTCCCGTCTTTCGACCCCGCTCATCGCGGACGCTTGCGTGCGCCTCGGGCTCGATCTCCACATGGCGCCGCCAGGATTGCGCCCTCTCGTCCCCGGATGGCGGGCAGCCGGTCGGGCGCTGCCGGCCCGCCACTACGGCAGCGTGGACGTCTTCTTCGAGGCGATCGAGAAAGCCCAGCCCGGCGACGTTTTGGTCGTGGACAACGGCGGGCGGTCTGACGAGGGGTGCGTGGGCGACCTCACGGCGCTAGAGGCCCTGCAGGCCGGGCTGAGCGGCATCGTGATCTGGGGCGCCCATCGGGATACGACGGAGCTGGCGCAGCTAGGCTTTCCCGTCTTCAGTTATGGCACTTGCCCTGCAGGCCCGAGAAGACTCGACTCCCGGCCGCCCAATTCCTTGGAAACCGCCAGACTAGGCGACGTATGGGTGGGCCCGGACGATGTGGTTTTTGCTGACGACGACGGCGCGCTCTTTGTCCCCGGGCAGCGCGTGGAGGTGCTTCTCGAGATCGCCGAATCCATCTGGCAAAAGGAGCGCGCGCAGGCGGAGAAGGTGCGGGTCGGAACGAGCCTCCGTGAGCAGCTGCGTTTCGGGGAGTACCTGCATGCCCGTTCGAACAACCCATCCTACACCTTTCGCCAGCACCTGCGAAGCCTGGGTGGGGCCATCGAGGAGTAG
- a CDS encoding methyltransferase, whose protein sequence is MDRTGHIGQPGPLHDFYHLVWSYTVTGALMAANRLGVFTALASGPASGAEVAARCGTRPDWTEKLLVACLALGLVDRRDGRYRNTPFADRYLVQGRPEYQGEIIEHQARWERWQELDYYIRTGQRGPREARDKAEMSESDRAEAHRTWILAMHNIAMAGQAEALANALDVSGRRLLFDVGGGPGTYAAVLCQRHPELRAVVLDLPETMPIAREVVARFNLLDRIELRAGDYLKDGYGEGNDVVLLSGVLHGETPDDCRLMLRKAHESLKPGGLVAVQEILINDDRTGPLLPALFSLHMTFGAAYTGREIADWLQASGFVDVQVRPLAGYSWLNALIVGVKPT, encoded by the coding sequence ACAGCCCGGGCCGCTTCACGACTTTTACCACCTCGTGTGGTCATACACAGTCACCGGGGCCCTGATGGCCGCCAACCGCCTGGGCGTCTTCACCGCCCTCGCCTCGGGGCCGGCGAGCGGCGCCGAGGTGGCGGCGCGCTGCGGCACGCGCCCTGACTGGACGGAGAAGCTCCTGGTGGCCTGCCTGGCGCTGGGGCTGGTCGACCGCCGGGACGGGCGTTACCGAAACACCCCCTTCGCGGACCGGTACCTGGTACAGGGCCGCCCGGAGTACCAGGGGGAGATCATCGAACACCAAGCGCGCTGGGAGCGCTGGCAGGAGCTCGATTACTATATTCGAACCGGCCAGCGAGGACCCCGCGAAGCCAGGGACAAGGCCGAAATGAGCGAGTCCGACAGGGCCGAGGCGCACCGAACGTGGATCCTCGCCATGCACAACATCGCCATGGCCGGCCAGGCAGAGGCGCTCGCCAACGCCCTCGACGTGTCGGGGCGGCGCCTTCTGTTCGACGTCGGAGGCGGCCCCGGGACCTACGCCGCCGTCTTGTGCCAGCGCCATCCCGAGCTCCGCGCCGTCGTCCTGGATCTTCCGGAAACGATGCCCATCGCACGGGAGGTCGTCGCCCGTTTCAATCTCCTCGACCGGATCGAACTGCGCGCCGGAGATTACCTGAAGGACGGCTACGGCGAAGGAAACGACGTCGTGCTCCTCTCCGGCGTCCTGCACGGCGAGACGCCCGACGACTGCCGGCTCATGCTGCGCAAGGCGCACGAGTCCCTCAAGCCCGGCGGGCTGGTGGCGGTCCAGGAGATCCTCATCAACGACGACAGGACCGGCCCCCTGCTGCCCGCTCTGTTCAGCCTGCACATGACGTTCGGCGCGGCTTACACGGGCCGCGAGATCGCAGACTGGCTGCAGGCGTCGGGGTTCGTTGACGTACAGGTGCGTCCGCTTGCAGGCTACAGCTGGCTGAACGCGCTCATCGTGGGAGTGAAGCCGACCTGA